From the genome of uncultured Fusobacterium sp.:
GTGCATTCTCTTTCTAGAAGTTCCTCCACCATGGTTAGTAAGCATAGTTCCATCTTCCTCTTTATCAAACATAACTCCAAAATCATTTAGCCATTTAATAGCCTCTGGAGCATCGTGAACAAGTGCTCTTACTAATTCTGGTACATTTGTAAAGTGTCCTCCACCCATAACATCAAGATAGTGTTTTGCAGGTGAATCATCTGGTTTGTCAGCAGCTTGGATTCCTCCCTCTGCCATCATTGTGTTAGCATCTCCAAAACGAAGTTTAGTAGCTATCATTACCTTTGCTCCTGTTTTGTATGCTTCTATTGCAGCAGATGCCCCAGCTCCTCCAGCTCCAACTATAAGAACATCTACATCATAATCAACTTTGTTTAAGTCAATTTTATCCATCTCTAGTCTACTTTTTGCTTCTATTAGATCAGCAAGTTCTAAAGGAACTCTTTGCCCTTTGTTTACTCCTAAGTTAATAGCTCTAAATCCACTTTCAATATAGTCTGGGTGATTTTTCTTTAAAATCTCTAATTTTGCTTCTGGAGATAATCTAGGGAAATCATGCCCAAGTCTTTTTGAACGAGTTGCTTCAACCTTTTTTATCAATTCTCTCATTTCTGGTGTATACATCAATAAACCTCCAATTAATAACCTTTATTATTTAGCTATATCTCTATGATTATATAAGTCTTTAAGTTCATCTACACTTTTATTCATTAATTCATCAAGTTCAGCATCCATCTTTCCATCTTTGATCTCTTGAACTCTCTCAATTAAATGTTCACTCTTAGGAGCAACATATTTTCCAGTTATACGACGAGCTAAAAGCCCTACATTATAGTGAGTGATTCCAGCAGGACATCTTGATGCACAAATTCCACAACCTACACAGTCAAAAGATTCTTCAGCACACTTTTCAAACTCTCCTCTTTGAGCATATGCTATATATTGCATTACATTTAATCCTTGTGAACACCCTTTTGTACAAGCATTACATCCTATACATTTGTATAGTTCAGGATACATCTCTCCCATTGTATCAGCAGTTGGCTCAATTTTATCCATATCATATACAGCTTTTTTTCCTGGGAAGAAAGGAATTTGAGTAAGATACATTCCATCTTCAACTTGACTTTGACAAGCAAGTACAACTTTTAATTCAGTATCTCCCTTTGTTCTATATACAGTGGCACAAGCTCCACAGAAACCTGATCTACATCCACAACCTCTTATAAGTTGATAACCAGCATATTCCATCGCATCCATTATTGTAAGAGTTGAAGGAACAGAATATTTTTTACCTAATATAAATACATCAACCATTTGTTTTTCAGCCATTTCTCTCTCCTTAATATTTTTTTAATTAATATTCATTTGGAAGTTCTTGAATTTCGTCACATCTAAATACTGGTCCATCTTTACAAACATACTTATCCCCAATATTGCAACGTCCACATTTACCTACTCCACACTTCATTTTTAATTCAAGTGTTGTAAATACTTGCTCTTTCTTAAATCCAATCTCCTCTAACCCTTGTAATACAAATTTAATCATTATAGGTGGCCCACAAACTAGAGCTACTTTGTTATTGTCTAAACCTAACTCTTTTACATAGTTTGGAACAAATCCTACATGTCCTGTCCAACCTTCAAACTCTCTATCTACTGTAAGGTGAACCTTTGTATCTTTTTGATTTGGCCATACATTAAATATATCATTTTGATGAACTAAATCATCAGGAGTACGTGATCCATAAACTATATCAACTTTTCCATAATTTTCACGATTATCCATTACATAGTTTATAACTGAACGAAGTGGAGCAAGTCCTATTCCTCCAGCTATGAAAAGAAGATCTTTTCCTTTTAGAACATCAGGCTCTTCAACTGGGAAGTTATTTCCATAAGGTCCTCTTATTCCTATCTCTGATCCCTCTTCAAGTTGATGAATATAATCAGTTACTATTCCACATCTTTTGATACTACACTCCATATACTCTTTTATTGTAGGAGATGAAGTGATAGAAAATATTGCTTCTCCTATTGGTGGAACTGAGATCATAGCACATTGACCTGGCATGAAATCAAAAGGTTTTCCCCCTTCTGGACTCTCTATTCTAAATGTTGTAACATCAGGAGTATCTTTTCTAATGTTAGTTATTACTGCAACTTTTGGCATTAAAGGATCGTTATCATGATCGTGACAACCACAACTACAACTCATCTTATTCCTCCCCCAATCTTTTTATTACTCTAACTATATTTAAACCTACTGGACATTTTTCTACACATCTTCCACAACCTACACAAGAGTATAGTCCATCGTGATTTTTAGGATAATATACTAATTTGTGCATAAATCTTTGTCTAACTCTTTGTAGTTGAGATGTTCTAGGGTTTCCATGTGCCATACGTGTAAAATCTGAAATCATACAAGAGTCCCAACATCTGTATCTCTCTCCACTATTTCCACCATCATAATCCTTTACATCATAACAGTGGCAAGTAGGACAAACAAATGTACATGACCCACAAGCTAGACATTTTTTACTAATATCTCCCCAGAAATCTTCCATATCAAAGATCTCTTGTTGAGCTTTTGTTATATTCTTAGGATCTAAAGCTTTTAAAGGTAGATTAGCTACTTTCCCCTTTATAGAGTTTTTCTACTCCTCAAGATCAGCCATATCTCCATCTTCTAAAAGTGTAGCAACAGAGTTTAATAATCTCTCTCCCTTTTCACTTTTAGCTTCTAAATATAGGTAATCTCCCTTTTCCCAAGTAGCCACATCTGATGCTGGAGATGCCTCTGAAGGATCTATTCCAAATGCTGTACAGAAACAAGTTTCTTCTGGATTGTTACAAGCAAAAGTCACTATTATTCCTCTATCTCTATGAGCTTTATAGTAAGTATCTACTGGTTGTCTTAAAAAGATGTTATCCATTATTTTAAAACTTGCAGCATCACAGTTTCTTACCCCAAAAACAACATACTCTCTACCTTCAACAGCTACTGGAGTAAGTTCAAGTTTCTTCTTGCTATGTTTAAATTTTAGATATGTTTCAGTTTGTGGAAAAACAAACTCTTTTACTGATGAATTAGTTTTTAAAACATCTAATCTTATATTTTTATCAGCTTCATAAGCTCCAAAATTAACTAAAGTTCCTTTGTCCATAGGAAGAAATAAATCGAAGTTGCTGTTTATAGCTTCCCATAATTCAGGCAATCTACTTTTTAAAATTCTTTTCATTATTTCCCTCCTTTTTTCACTGCAAAGTTATCTTTATCCTCTAAAGTGTATGATACCAATGGTGAAGGTGTAGTTGAATCCATTCCAGCTTCCCACTCTCCATAAGTTTCATTTAAATCTTTAATTATCTTTCTATTTAATAGGTCAAGTCTGATGTGAGCAGGGCAAACTCTTGCACACTCTCCACAGTCAACACAGTTTCCACCAACGTGGTAAGCTCTTGTTAAGTGGAAGAATCCATTTTCAGTTTCAGTATTTGCTTTTCCTAATACATTTGCATCATCATTGTCAAATACACATTTTACACAGCTACAAGCTGGGCAGATATTACGACAAGCATTACATCTTATACATCTTGAAAACTCATTACTCCAAAACTCATATCTCTCATCAGCACTCATATTTTCAAGGATTCTTACCTCTCTAAATCTATCCTCTGGATCTCCTAAAGAAGTAACCTCTTCTCCTATAAGTTCATCATAAACTACTGGGTTTGGATGAAGACAATTTTCGCATTTAGTATATTTTTGATTTTTAGAATCTACCATTCCACTACAAGGGATTCCCCAAACATATACCTTTTCTCTCTCTATTCTATTATCTCTTAAAAGTTGGTTGAATCCTAAAGAGTCACAACCTTTTAAGAAGATTCCTACTTTCTCATATTTTCTAGTTTGTTCTATCAGATATTTACTTAGATTGTTTACACAATACTTGTCAAAAACAAGAGAATCTGCTTTTTCTGCTTCAGTTATAAAAACAGGAGTAGACTCAAAAGAAAAATCCCCTTTTTCCCAACCAATAACCATCTGAACTTTATTACTTAAAAGTGCTTCTTTAGCTATCTCTCTAATTTTATCAGTCATTATTTCCATCTACCGTCCTTCAACTTTTTATTTGGTCCAAGTCTATGAACATTTTCTAAAACTTCATTCATAACTGTTGCAAATTTATTTGCTTCAGCTGCTGATATCCAATCTATTTTGAAACGTTCCTTTTCAATTCCTAAATACTCAAGAAGATTGATGAATATTGAGAAACGACGTCTTGTATAGTAGTTTCCTGTTGAGTAGTGACAATCTCCTGGGTGACAACCTGCTATTACCACTCCATCTGCTCCCTTTTGGAAAGCTCTTATTATAAAGTTAGTATTTACTCTACATGAGCAAGGAACTCTTATAATCTTAACATTTGCAGGGTAGTTTAATCTGCTAGTTCCTGCAAGGTCAGCTCCTGCATAACTACACCAGTTACAGCAAAATGCAACTATTAGAGGTTTAAATTCTTCTTTTTCAACTTTTTCTATAGACGACATATTGCATCTACCTCCGCCATAATTTGTTTATTTGAGAATCCTTTAAGGTCAATAGCTCCTGGACGACAAGAAACTGTACATCCTCCACAACCTTGACAAAGAGCCTCATTTACTGTTGCTATAAGTTTTCTTACAACCTTTCCATGCTCTCTTAAATCTGTCATTTTCAATGTGATAGCATCGTAAGGACACATCTCAGCACATTGTCCACAACCACTACATAGATCAGTATTAACTGCTGATACACAAGGGTTAGTTACAAGTTTATCTTTACTTAAAAGAATAATAGCTTTTGCTGCTGCTGCACTTGCTTGAGCAACTGTTTCAGGTATATCTTTAGGTCCTTGACAAGCTCCTGCTAAATAGATTCCTGCTGAAGCTGTTTCAACTGGTTTTAATTTAGGGTGAGCCTCTGTAAAGAAGTTATTTGTATCTGTACTGATATTAAGTTTTCTCTTTAATGCCACTGCATCATCTTTAGCTCTTGTAGCAGCTGCAAGAACTACCATATCAGCATCAATTACAACAGTTTGCCCCGTAAGAGCATCTACACCATTTACCATAAGTTTATCCCCTTGAGGGAACACCTTACCAACCATACCTTTTATATATTGCACTCCATACTCTTCAACAGCTCTTCTTTGGAACTCATCGAAGTTTTTCCCCGGAGTTCTTACATCTATATAGAATACATATGCTTCTACATCTGGATATTTATCTCTCAATAACATTGCATGTTTAGCTGTGTACATACAACAGATTTTTGAACAATAAGGTTTTCCTCTATCGCTTGTATCTCTTGAACCAACACATTGAACAAATACAACTTTCTTAGGTTTTGTATGATCAGAAAGTTTTAAAAGTTTTCCGTGAGTAGGTCCAGCAGCATTTGTAAGTCTTTCAAACTCTAGTGAAGTAATTACATTTGGATGATCATAGTTGTACTCTCCAAATTTAGAAAGATCTATTAGATCATAACCAGTAGCAACTACTATTGCTCCATATTTTTGTTCTATAATCTCATCTTTTTGATTAAAATCTATTGCCTTTGCCATACAAAGTTTTTCACAGATTCCACATTTACCTGTTTTCATCTTAATACATTGAGTTGTATCAATTACAGGTACGTTAGGTACTGCTTGAGCAAATGCTTTATATATTGCTCCTCTATTTGTAAGATTTTCTTCAAATTCATTTCCAGCTTTTCTTGATGGACATTTTTCAACACAGATTCCACAACCTGTACATTTGTCCATATCTACATATCTAGCTTTTTTCTTAATTGAAACAGTAAAGTTTCCTACATATCCATTTACAGCTTCAATCTCACTATATGTATGTAGTGTGATATTAGGGTGCATTGAAGCATCAACCATTTTTGGTGTTAAGATACAAGCTGAACAATCTAGTGTAGGGAAAGTTTTGTCTAATTGAGCCATCTTTCCACCTATACTTGGTTGTTTCTCAACTATGTCAACTTTGTATCCTGCATCTGCTATATCAAGGGCAGTTTGAATACCTGCAATTCCTCCACCTATTACAAGAGCTCTCTTTTCAACTTGGCTCTCTCCTGCAACTAATGGGGCATTTAAAAGTGCCTTTGCAACAGCAGCTTTTACCAATGAAATAGCCTTTGCTGTTCCCTCTACTTTATCTTTATGAACCCATGAACAGTGTTCTCTTATATTTGCAATCTCAACAAGATATGGATTTAATCCTGCTTTTTCAGCAGCATTACGGAATGTTGTTTCGTGCATTCTTGGTGAACATGAAGCAACTACCACTCTAGTTAAGTTATGCTCCTTTATTGCATCTTTTAACATTGTTTGCCCAATCTCAGAGCACATATATTGATAATTTATTGAATATACTACTCCTGGTATGTCCTTAGCAGCTTCTGAAACTTTTTCTACATCAACAGTTCCTGCTATATTATTTCCACACCAGCATACAAAAACTCCAACTCTTTGCAATCTTTTTCCTCCTTACAAAAATAGCTATTTACTATATTTACGAAATGCACTCATAAATGCTTGTTGTGGCATTTTCTTATCTGCCATTAAACTAGGTATATCTTCAGGTTTTAATCTATTTTCATCTTTTCTTCTTACTATTGTCAATCTAACTGCTTCCATCAATTTACATAGATCAACATTTCTAGGACAACGTGATGCACAAGTAAAGCAAGATGCACATGCCCAAATAGTTTTACTATTTTTTACACTTTCTAAATCTCCCATTTGAAGATATCTAATAATTTGATGTGGAAGTATATCCATTCCATCAGTAGCAGGACAACCAGCACTACATTTTCCACATTGCATACAATCTGCAATCTTCTCTTTGCTAATCTCCTCTATTAGAGCTATATCTTTTTTATCTTTATTGAAAATCTTTTTTTCCCTTTCCAATTTCTCCTCCTCAAACTAACCAACAGTTTATTTTACCCCTAAAGCCTCTGCTAGAAGTTCAGTAAAATATTTTACTGACATCTCCTCTCTAAGCTCAAGATTGTATTTACATAGAGGACAAGCTGTTACTATCTCCTCTGCTCCATTTTCCATAGCTGATTTTGTAATCTTTTCACTCATTCTATCAGTAAGTTCTTTATTATTTACTGCAAGATATGCTCCACAACACTCTGTTCTATAAGGATAAACTATCGGAGTCCCTCCAAGAGCTTTTATAAAATCCTCTATAATAGTAGGATTTTCAGGATCATCCATCTGCATATCTTTTTTAGGTTTTAAAAGCATACAACCATAATATGCTCCGATTTTACGATTTAAAGGGTTTGTTACCTTTTCTTTTATAGTATCAAAACCGATCTCATCTCTTAGCATTTCAAGATAATGAATTACAGAACCCTCTCCGTTATATTGGTTTTCAAGTTCTAAGTAGTTGTTTGCTTTTCTTCTGAAGTTTTCATCTTTTTTTAGATCTTCATTAGTTCTTTTTAAAACGTGGTGACAAGCAGAACAAATTGTTACTAACTTTTCTCCCTTTGAATGTGCTGAAGCTAAACTTCTAACTGATGAAAGTCTTGAAGCGATCTCATCAGAACCTAGAGGATATACAGCTCCACAACATTGCCACTCTTTTTGTTCTTCTAGTTCTACACCTAAAGCTTTAGCAGAATCTAATCCATATTTTTCAAGCTCTTGTGCCTTTGTCTTTAAAGTACAACCAGGGTAATAGCTAAATTTCATTAATTTCTTCCCTCCTTATAGTTATAGAAATACATATTTTGATTATTTTAAAATTTATTTTCATTTTCTTCAAAAATCTTTTGATCACTTTCAAATGAAAGAGTTCTATTTTTGTACTAAATATATTAATATATTTATAATATATTATCCATTTCCTGTCAAGTTATTTTTCTATTAATAACAAAATAATATTTATTTTTTATCTTTTTTGTATAAAAAAAGTTCGAAAAATATTTTTTATAAGAAATACTTAAACTAAAATTAAATATAATTATATTATAACAAAAAAAGGTTACCATAATATAGTAACCTAAATCAAATTATTTTAATTTTTTTGTTAATCTCCAAGTTATTTGAGCAATAGCCTTTTTCATCAAATAATAACTTACCACTAGACACATAAGCTCAGCTATTGGAATAGATAGCCAAATCCCTTTTGCCCCTATCAGATCTGGAAGTATAAATAGTGGAATAGCTATAAATACTATTGATCTACCTAGTGAAACTACAACAGATTCAATAGGTTTCTCTATTGATGTCAAGAAAGATGTTGATATTATATTTAAGAAAGAGATCAGATAAGCAAAGCTAATATAAAATAGAGCAGTTTTAGCTAAACTCATTAATTCTTGATTTCCCTTTGAAAATATTCCTATTATAAAGCCACCCCAAATGTGACTTCCTATATATGCAATAGCTCCTAATGTTCCCCCTGTTATAAGAGAAACTCTCAATACTTTCTTGATTTTGTCCAAATGTCTAGCACCTAAATTGTAAGCAACAAGTGGTTGTAATGCTTGAGAAAGTCCATATAAACTAATATTTAACATCTGATTTATATAGAAAACTATTGTTAAAGCAGAAACTCCTAATACCCCTATTTTTTTCATAAGAGTTAGATTAAATAGATACATAGCAAAAGTTGAAGATACGACAGATAGCATCTCTGAACTTCCATTGAAAAATATGTTCTTTATATCCTTTAAATATATTCTCAAAGATTTTTGAGGAAGTTTAAAGTGAAGATTTGGTAATAGAGCAAAAAATCCAAACATACAAGCTAAAAGTGTAGCTACTGCTCCTCCTACCATTCCCCATTGAAATTTTTGTATAAATAGATAATCTAACAGAGCATTAAAAGTTAAACAGACACTTCCACTTACAAAAACTAAATTAGGTTTCTCCTCTATCTTAACAAAAGTTTCTGTAAATATAGGAGATGTATAGAAGAAAGCCCCTATCATCATTGGAATCATATAGGCTCTAACATAGGGATAAACTTCCTCATTTGCACCTAAAAAGTTGATAAAAAAGTCCAAATTAAATAAAACTATCAGAGAGAGAAACTCCAAAACTCCAACTAAAAGCATCAAAGTTATAGAAGTAAGCTCCCTAGCCTTATTTAACTTTTTCTTACCAAAGTATATACTTGTGATAACTCCCCCACCTACACATATCATAAGCCCTACACTCATCAAAAAATTTATCAATGGCATAGATAGATTTACTGCTGCTAACCCTAAAGGTCCAACATTTCTACCTAAGAACATACCATCAATCATAATCTCCAATGAGACAATAAGCATTCCAAAGATACTTGGAATTGCAAATTTAAAAAATAGCTTAGTTATATTTTCAGTTTCAAGAGCATTTCTTTTTGACATAAAAAACCCCCTTAAAATATTTTATTTTTCTCTTAACCATGGTATTATAATCTATATACTTAACTATACAGTCAAGAGGTGAAATTAAAATGAAAAATAGATATAAAATTTCTGAAATAGCTAAGATTTTTAATATATCACGTCAAACTTTAATTTTTTATCATAAAAAAAATATTCTTATCCCTGATATAATAGATGAAGAGAATGGTTATAGATATTATTCAAATGAACAAATATGGGATCTTTTCTTTCTTCTTACATTAAAGAAAGCTGGGTTTTCATTGGAAGAGATAAAAGCTTATAGTGAGATTAAAAATAGTGATAAAAGCATAATTTTTTTAGAAAATAAGATAAATGAGATAGATAAAAAAATATCTGAATTGAAAAAATCTAAAAAAACTATCTTAAAAAAACTTGAAAATATTAGAGATTTTTCCTCTACTTCAACAAAGGAAGAGGAGTTCAAAATAGAAGAGATTGAGAATATAAATTGGTATTCTATTGATATGAAAGAGAAAACCGATGAAGTGGAGATGGCAACAAACTATGAAAAATTAAACTCCTTTGCTAAAAAATATAGTATAGATGATATTGAATATATCACAATGACAGAGATAGAAAACATTGAAAATGTTAAAATTGATGGTGGAATTGTTCCAGTAGAAAAAGTTGGGATAGTAATACCTAAAAATATTGTAATTGAAAAAAGCGAAGAACTAATTTTAGGAAAAGTTATATCTATAAAATATAATAATCCATATAGTAATTTAGTTAAAACATATCAAAATTTAAAAAGCTATATTGAAAAAAATGGATATAAAACTTATGGTTATGCTATTGAAATTGCACATGAACTGACTATCTCCACAGAAAAAGGTATCGGAGGAATATTGAAGATAGTAGTTCCAATTAAATAAAAAATTTAAAAATAAAAAAACATTTTCTATAAGATGCGAATTCTCTCATTAATATGTCTTTTTTTATAAATGAAATAAAAACTATTCACTAAAATGTCACAATTTTGTAATACAATATTAAAATATAACTTTATTATCATAAGGAGGAAAAAGTGAATAAACTGCTTATAATTATCTCTTCGATTTTGCTAGTTTCTTGTAGCTCATTGGACAGTGAAAAAAAACAAGCAATTAGAATGAAGAGTTTAGCTGATAAAGAAAATGAAAGTAAAAAATATTTTCAACAATACAATAATACATTGACTTTAGATAGAGCTATTCAATTAAGTGTTGAAAGAAACCTCACTTTGAAAACAAAGACGATTGAACAGGAGATAGCTAAATTAGATAGAAAAATAGCTTTTGGGAATTTTCTACCTAAAATCTCTTTGGGGTATAGCTACACAATGTTAAATGATAAGATTATGGGAGAAACAAGGGATACTGCTCTACCTATACCACTTCCAATACCTCTTGGTTTAGAAACAAGATTAGTAGATAAAAATCTCTCTCTTTTCAGTGTAAATGCTCAAATGCCTATTTTTGTCCCTGCAACTTGGTTTTTATACAGTGCTAGACAAAAGGGTGAGAATATCTCATCATTAACAAGGGATTTAACAGAAAAGATGATAAAACTTCAAACAATTGGACAATATCACTATATTTTAGCTCTTGAATCTGAAAAGGAGTACCTAAAACAGGAACTAGAATCTGCTAAAGAGTTTAATAAAAGTGCTAAAATAGCTTTAGAGGCAGAGGCAATACTTCCTTGGGAGTATGAGGGAACAGAGCAAATTGTCCAAATGAGAGAGTATGCTTTAAAACAAAATGCAAGAGACTTACAGTCAGCAAAGATGTCCCTTATGAATAATCTGGATATGTATCCATTGTTAGATTTTCAACTTGAGAAACCTCAATACAATGAAGATGTAAAGATACCAACATTGGAAGAAACTATTTATGAGGCTCTTAAAAATAGTGAGCTTATACAGATTAGAGAGGGAGCAGAGGATATAAGTAAAGATGTAACTAAAATTGCTATTAGCAACTTCCTACCTAAGATTGTTTTAACTGGTGGATACTTTAACACGAGTAATGCTGCCCTTACAGATCCAGACTTTTTTATGGGAACTTTAGGAGGAATGTTCTCTATTTTCAATGGTTTCCAAAATGTAAATGAGTATAAAAAAGCTAGAAAAAATCAAGAGATCGCCTTTATAAAACGTGAAGAGGAGATCATGAAAGTTATCTTTGAAACTGTAAATGCTTACAATGGTTTGGAAAGCAGCAGAGAGGAGAGAGATATCGCTCTTAAAAACTTTGCTGTAAATACAGGTAGATTTAATCAAAAAAAACTTGAAAAGGAAACTGATTCCATAGATAATTGGGAATATATTCAAGGGGTAGCAGAGTATGAAAAAGCTCTTAGTTTAAAGGAGAAAGCAGAGTATAAATATAGAGTTTCCTTAGCTACTCTCAATATGCTAACTGGAAAAGATATTTTTGCCAAAGGAGAGAAAAAAGATGAAAAAACTAAATAGTAAGATTTTAATAGTGGCAGCAGCTATGTTGTTGGTAGCTGGATGTGGAAAAAGTGAGAAAGTTGAAGAGGTAGTTCGTCCTGTAAAAGTTGTAGTTGCTGGTGGAGATCAAGCTACTGAAAATATTGTATTTTCAGGTATTACAGTGCCTAGCAAAGAGACAATTCTATCCTTT
Proteins encoded in this window:
- a CDS encoding 4Fe-4S dicluster domain-containing protein — its product is MEREKKIFNKDKKDIALIEEISKEKIADCMQCGKCSAGCPATDGMDILPHQIIRYLQMGDLESVKNSKTIWACASCFTCASRCPRNVDLCKLMEAVRLTIVRRKDENRLKPEDIPSLMADKKMPQQAFMSAFRKYSK
- a CDS encoding CoB--CoM heterodisulfide reductase iron-sulfur subunit A family protein; translated protein: MQRVGVFVCWCGNNIAGTVDVEKVSEAAKDIPGVVYSINYQYMCSEIGQTMLKDAIKEHNLTRVVVASCSPRMHETTFRNAAEKAGLNPYLVEIANIREHCSWVHKDKVEGTAKAISLVKAAVAKALLNAPLVAGESQVEKRALVIGGGIAGIQTALDIADAGYKVDIVEKQPSIGGKMAQLDKTFPTLDCSACILTPKMVDASMHPNITLHTYSEIEAVNGYVGNFTVSIKKKARYVDMDKCTGCGICVEKCPSRKAGNEFEENLTNRGAIYKAFAQAVPNVPVIDTTQCIKMKTGKCGICEKLCMAKAIDFNQKDEIIEQKYGAIVVATGYDLIDLSKFGEYNYDHPNVITSLEFERLTNAAGPTHGKLLKLSDHTKPKKVVFVQCVGSRDTSDRGKPYCSKICCMYTAKHAMLLRDKYPDVEAYVFYIDVRTPGKNFDEFQRRAVEEYGVQYIKGMVGKVFPQGDKLMVNGVDALTGQTVVIDADMVVLAAATRAKDDAVALKRKLNISTDTNNFFTEAHPKLKPVETASAGIYLAGACQGPKDIPETVAQASAAAAKAIILLSKDKLVTNPCVSAVNTDLCSGCGQCAEMCPYDAITLKMTDLREHGKVVRKLIATVNEALCQGCGGCTVSCRPGAIDLKGFSNKQIMAEVDAICRL
- a CDS encoding CoB--CoM heterodisulfide reductase iron-sulfur subunit B family protein, with amino-acid sequence MKFSYYPGCTLKTKAQELEKYGLDSAKALGVELEEQKEWQCCGAVYPLGSDEIASRLSSVRSLASAHSKGEKLVTICSACHHVLKRTNEDLKKDENFRRKANNYLELENQYNGEGSVIHYLEMLRDEIGFDTIKEKVTNPLNRKIGAYYGCMLLKPKKDMQMDDPENPTIIEDFIKALGGTPIVYPYRTECCGAYLAVNNKELTDRMSEKITKSAMENGAEEIVTACPLCKYNLELREEMSVKYFTELLAEALGVK
- a CDS encoding hydrogenase iron-sulfur subunit; translated protein: MSSIEKVEKEEFKPLIVAFCCNWCSYAGADLAGTSRLNYPANVKIIRVPCSCRVNTNFIIRAFQKGADGVVIAGCHPGDCHYSTGNYYTRRRFSIFINLLEYLGIEKERFKIDWISAAEANKFATVMNEVLENVHRLGPNKKLKDGRWK
- a CDS encoding 4Fe-4S dicluster domain-containing protein is translated as MEIMTDKIREIAKEALLSNKVQMVIGWEKGDFSFESTPVFITEAEKADSLVFDKYCVNNLSKYLIEQTRKYEKVGIFLKGCDSLGFNQLLRDNRIEREKVYVWGIPCSGMVDSKNQKYTKCENCLHPNPVVYDELIGEEVTSLGDPEDRFREVRILENMSADERYEFWSNEFSRCIRCNACRNICPACSCVKCVFDNDDANVLGKANTETENGFFHLTRAYHVGGNCVDCGECARVCPAHIRLDLLNRKIIKDLNETYGEWEAGMDSTTPSPLVSYTLEDKDNFAVKKGGK
- a CDS encoding MATE family efflux transporter; the protein is MSKRNALETENITKLFFKFAIPSIFGMLIVSLEIMIDGMFLGRNVGPLGLAAVNLSMPLINFLMSVGLMICVGGGVITSIYFGKKKLNKARELTSITLMLLVGVLEFLSLIVLFNLDFFINFLGANEEVYPYVRAYMIPMMIGAFFYTSPIFTETFVKIEEKPNLVFVSGSVCLTFNALLDYLFIQKFQWGMVGGAVATLLACMFGFFALLPNLHFKLPQKSLRIYLKDIKNIFFNGSSEMLSVVSSTFAMYLFNLTLMKKIGVLGVSALTIVFYINQMLNISLYGLSQALQPLVAYNLGARHLDKIKKVLRVSLITGGTLGAIAYIGSHIWGGFIIGIFSKGNQELMSLAKTALFYISFAYLISFLNIISTSFLTSIEKPIESVVVSLGRSIVFIAIPLFILPDLIGAKGIWLSIPIAELMCLVVSYYLMKKAIAQITWRLTKKLK
- a CDS encoding 4Fe-4S dicluster domain-containing protein translates to MAEKQMVDVFILGKKYSVPSTLTIMDAMEYAGYQLIRGCGCRSGFCGACATVYRTKGDTELKVVLACQSQVEDGMYLTQIPFFPGKKAVYDMDKIEPTADTMGEMYPELYKCIGCNACTKGCSQGLNVMQYIAYAQRGEFEKCAEESFDCVGCGICASRCPAGITHYNVGLLARRITGKYVAPKSEHLIERVQEIKDGKMDAELDELMNKSVDELKDLYNHRDIAK
- a CDS encoding 4Fe-4S dicluster domain-containing protein, yielding MEDFWGDISKKCLACGSCTFVCPTCHCYDVKDYDGGNSGERYRCWDSCMISDFTRMAHGNPRTSQLQRVRQRFMHKLVYYPKNHDGLYSCVGCGRCVEKCPVGLNIVRVIKRLGEE
- a CDS encoding FAD/NAD(P)-binding protein, with amino-acid sequence MSCSCGCHDHDNDPLMPKVAVITNIRKDTPDVTTFRIESPEGGKPFDFMPGQCAMISVPPIGEAIFSITSSPTIKEYMECSIKRCGIVTDYIHQLEEGSEIGIRGPYGNNFPVEEPDVLKGKDLLFIAGGIGLAPLRSVINYVMDNRENYGKVDIVYGSRTPDDLVHQNDIFNVWPNQKDTKVHLTVDREFEGWTGHVGFVPNYVKELGLDNNKVALVCGPPIMIKFVLQGLEEIGFKKEQVFTTLELKMKCGVGKCGRCNIGDKYVCKDGPVFRCDEIQELPNEY
- a CDS encoding MerR family transcriptional regulator produces the protein MKNRYKISEIAKIFNISRQTLIFYHKKNILIPDIIDEENGYRYYSNEQIWDLFFLLTLKKAGFSLEEIKAYSEIKNSDKSIIFLENKINEIDKKISELKKSKKTILKKLENIRDFSSTSTKEEEFKIEEIENINWYSIDMKEKTDEVEMATNYEKLNSFAKKYSIDDIEYITMTEIENIENVKIDGGIVPVEKVGIVIPKNIVIEKSEELILGKVISIKYNNPYSNLVKTYQNLKSYIEKNGYKTYGYAIEIAHELTISTEKGIGGILKIVVPIK